A single region of the Sphingobium sp. TKS genome encodes:
- a CDS encoding NAD(P)-dependent oxidoreductase, with amino-acid sequence MLTVTKNLPALWIDSAERWQRQWVPMVAGSALGIVGFGDIGRELTSRALAFGMTVSVLRKSTDPLPDGVHRAADLEELLATCDHVVLAAPATEQTRHMINAETLAKAKPGLHLINVARGSLIDNKALLRALDAGKVGHATLDVTDPEPLPKEHRFYTHPRVRLSPHTAAASIDMMNKLAKQFVENVKRFSCGEAPNGLALD; translated from the coding sequence ATCCTAACGGTGACGAAGAATCTTCCTGCGTTGTGGATTGATTCCGCAGAGCGTTGGCAGAGGCAGTGGGTTCCGATGGTAGCTGGTTCGGCGCTCGGCATCGTGGGCTTCGGAGATATCGGCCGCGAACTGACGTCGCGCGCTTTGGCTTTCGGAATGACTGTCAGCGTACTGCGCAAGTCTACTGATCCGTTGCCGGATGGTGTCCATCGTGCCGCCGATCTCGAAGAGTTGCTGGCGACATGCGACCATGTGGTCCTGGCGGCACCAGCGACCGAACAGACCAGGCACATGATCAATGCGGAGACGTTGGCCAAAGCAAAACCGGGCCTGCATCTGATCAATGTCGCTAGGGGTTCGTTGATCGACAATAAAGCGCTGCTTCGCGCTCTTGATGCGGGGAAAGTCGGTCATGCCACGCTGGACGTGACTGATCCCGAGCCGCTGCCCAAGGAGCATCGTTTCTACACCCACCCCAGAGTTCGGCTTTCGCCCCATACAGCAGCGGCGAGCATCGACATGATGAATAAACTCGCCAAGCAGTTTGTTGAAAACGTCAAACGTTTCAGCTGCGGCGAAGCTCCTAACGGCTTGGCCCTCGATTGA
- a CDS encoding acetoacetate decarboxylase family protein, with protein MRFLENIRYRMPVSFGPAPGPRQQVGGARVVDPMARVQGVSTRFLTDADKLEALLPPGMSLDGEPVVTVELLFLTELAWLAGRGYNSLGVKFPVVCKGRTETVRGPYLSVLWENMADPMITGREELGYAKLYCEIDQPAISKDRQRYAASWQRHRFFEMELTDIAPSSDLPNREGDGLLHYRYVPAIGRPGVADFAGPTLSPPSPHVELLDHKTAQGQLRFIRSSFEELPTLVHIVNALAGLPIVEYRGASITEWRQDAEFANQRLVD; from the coding sequence ATGCGGTTCCTGGAAAACATCCGATACCGCATGCCGGTGTCGTTCGGCCCGGCGCCCGGCCCGCGCCAGCAAGTGGGCGGCGCGCGCGTCGTCGATCCCATGGCGCGCGTGCAAGGCGTCTCGACCCGGTTCCTCACCGATGCCGACAAGCTGGAGGCGCTTCTGCCGCCGGGCATGAGCCTCGACGGGGAGCCGGTCGTCACGGTCGAATTGCTGTTCCTCACCGAGCTCGCCTGGCTGGCGGGGCGCGGGTACAACAGCCTGGGTGTGAAGTTTCCCGTCGTCTGCAAGGGCCGGACGGAGACGGTACGCGGCCCCTATCTCTCCGTCCTATGGGAGAACATGGCCGATCCGATGATCACCGGCCGAGAGGAGCTCGGATATGCCAAGCTCTATTGCGAAATCGATCAACCGGCGATCTCGAAAGACCGGCAGCGCTACGCCGCAAGCTGGCAGCGCCACCGCTTTTTCGAGATGGAGCTGACGGATATCGCGCCATCCAGCGATTTGCCGAACCGCGAAGGCGACGGCCTGTTGCACTACCGCTATGTCCCGGCGATCGGTCGGCCCGGGGTGGCGGATTTCGCCGGGCCGACGCTCTCGCCACCGTCCCCGCATGTCGAATTGCTCGATCACAAGACGGCGCAGGGCCAGCTCCGCTTCATACGTTCGTCCTTCGAAGAGCTGCCGACGCTGGTGCATATCGTGAATGCCCTGGCCGGTCTTCCGATCGTCGAATACCGCGGCGCCAGCATCACCGAATGGCGGCAGGACGCGGAGTTTGCAAACCAGCGCCTGGTGGATTGA
- a CDS encoding amidohydrolase family protein, translating into MRRTLIRGAAIVSMDLAIGDLPRGDILIEGNRIVGVAPVIEVGDAETVDAEGMIASPGFVDTHRHVWQTQLKGVAIDWSLFDYICLMRSMYSVCYTPEDAYLGNYFGTLDAINAGVTSIVDHSHLQITPEHSDALAKGMLDSGIRGVFCYGAYRNPKYMPGDLLTPEAIINDIAGPLEDFHRRNAPRVREKYFPSNDGLVRFGIASSEFPTAALAEPMLEELAWARTLDPAVISMHAGVGVNEHFRMVPILHEHGQLGNDLLFVHGAHLTDEDLVLLRDHGGWLSTTPETELQMGMGYPVLERVAASGSTPSLGIDIASNFAGDMFAQMRLMLQAMRFRHFEHANAGLPAASRYAARKMLEFATIGGATVMGLETITGSLTPGKRADIILTRTDSVHMSPVFDPVAALVFYADAADVDSVWIDGIARKRGGRLVGVDWPAGHAALSASRDAIYAKFGQISEREIRATWAPLWGLETRAMDPADA; encoded by the coding sequence ATGCGTAGAACGCTAATTCGTGGCGCCGCCATCGTCTCCATGGATCTCGCCATCGGCGATCTGCCGCGTGGCGACATTCTGATCGAGGGAAACCGCATCGTTGGTGTTGCCCCAGTTATAGAAGTGGGGGATGCCGAGACCGTCGATGCCGAAGGAATGATCGCGAGCCCGGGCTTCGTCGATACACACCGGCACGTCTGGCAGACGCAGCTAAAGGGCGTGGCAATAGACTGGAGCCTGTTCGACTATATCTGCCTCATGCGAAGCATGTACTCCGTTTGCTACACGCCGGAAGATGCGTATCTTGGCAATTACTTCGGAACGCTCGACGCCATCAATGCCGGCGTCACTTCCATTGTCGATCATAGCCATTTACAGATCACGCCCGAACATTCCGATGCGTTGGCCAAGGGCATGCTGGATTCGGGGATTCGCGGCGTGTTCTGCTACGGCGCATATCGTAACCCGAAATACATGCCCGGAGATTTGCTAACCCCTGAGGCGATCATCAACGACATTGCCGGCCCGCTGGAGGATTTCCACCGGCGCAATGCTCCACGCGTGCGCGAGAAATATTTCCCGTCCAACGACGGTCTGGTCCGCTTCGGGATCGCCTCGAGCGAATTCCCGACCGCCGCGCTGGCCGAGCCGATGCTGGAGGAATTGGCCTGGGCGCGCACGCTCGATCCTGCCGTGATCAGCATGCACGCGGGCGTGGGCGTGAACGAGCATTTCCGGATGGTTCCGATCCTGCACGAGCACGGCCAGCTGGGCAACGATCTGCTGTTCGTGCACGGCGCGCACCTGACCGATGAGGACCTGGTCCTGTTGCGCGACCATGGCGGCTGGCTGTCGACGACGCCCGAGACCGAATTGCAGATGGGCATGGGCTATCCCGTGCTGGAGCGCGTAGCGGCGAGCGGCAGCACGCCCTCGCTCGGCATCGATATCGCATCGAACTTTGCGGGCGACATGTTCGCGCAGATGCGCCTGATGCTTCAGGCCATGCGCTTCCGCCATTTCGAGCATGCGAATGCCGGCCTGCCGGCGGCGTCGCGCTATGCCGCGCGCAAGATGCTCGAATTCGCGACCATCGGCGGCGCGACCGTGATGGGTCTGGAGACGATCACGGGGAGCCTGACGCCGGGCAAGCGCGCCGACATCATCCTGACCCGCACCGACAGCGTTCATATGAGCCCCGTATTCGATCCCGTCGCGGCGCTGGTCTTCTACGCGGATGCGGCGGACGTCGATTCCGTCTGGATTGACGGTATCGCTCGCAAGCGCGGCGGCAGGCTCGTCGGCGTCGACTGGCCTGCGGGCCACGCTGCCCTCTCGGCCTCGCGCGATGCGATCTACGCGAAGTTCGGCCAGATTTCGGAGCGCGAAATCCGTGCCACCTGGGCGCCGCTTTGGGGGCTCGAAACGCGGGCCATGGACCCGGCTGACGCATAG
- a CDS encoding MBL fold metallo-hydrolase translates to MAAEYSKGLRDLGSGSWAWLQPDGGWGFSNAGLIVDGGQSLLVDTLFDLASTAEMLAAMRDASPSAATIDILVNSHADADHTFGNQLVRGARIIASQETAREFTGLTPDKAQAMVENAEVLGEGAKYVAGFVRGNGFDFTGVEFTPPTETYDRRHALKVGDKDVLLYNVGPAHTAGDTLVHSVQDRVVFTADILFIGVHPAIWEGSIQGWSAACDHILSLDVDLVVPGHGPVTDKQGVRTFKRYIEILETETRKRFEAGMSVEQAAADIAFPPPYDDWLLPERLVGSVNFLYREWGNPDARTDFLEIFGLVAKMAADNPAVAACGCSDSNHQH, encoded by the coding sequence ATGGCTGCGGAATATAGTAAGGGGCTGAGGGATCTGGGCAGCGGCAGTTGGGCTTGGCTACAGCCCGATGGAGGCTGGGGTTTTTCCAACGCCGGCCTGATCGTCGACGGCGGACAATCGCTATTGGTCGACACGCTCTTTGATCTGGCATCGACTGCCGAGATGCTTGCGGCCATGCGCGATGCGTCGCCCTCCGCAGCGACGATCGACATCCTCGTCAACTCCCACGCCGACGCCGATCACACCTTCGGCAACCAGCTTGTGCGGGGCGCACGCATCATTGCCTCGCAGGAGACCGCGCGCGAATTCACGGGGCTGACACCAGACAAGGCGCAGGCCATGGTCGAAAATGCCGAGGTCCTGGGCGAAGGTGCAAAGTATGTCGCGGGCTTCGTTCGCGGCAATGGCTTTGATTTCACCGGCGTCGAGTTCACGCCGCCCACGGAAACATACGATCGCCGCCACGCCCTCAAGGTGGGCGACAAGGATGTGCTTCTCTACAATGTCGGCCCGGCGCATACCGCCGGCGACACGCTGGTCCACAGCGTTCAGGATCGGGTCGTCTTCACGGCAGACATCCTGTTCATCGGCGTGCATCCGGCGATCTGGGAAGGGTCGATCCAGGGCTGGTCGGCCGCTTGCGATCACATCCTGTCCCTCGACGTGGACCTGGTCGTGCCCGGACACGGCCCGGTGACGGACAAGCAGGGGGTAAGAACCTTCAAGCGCTACATCGAAATCCTGGAGACGGAAACACGCAAGCGTTTCGAGGCGGGCATGTCGGTGGAGCAGGCGGCGGCCGACATCGCCTTTCCACCGCCCTATGACGACTGGCTGCTGCCGGAGCGCTTGGTCGGGAGCGTCAACTTCCTCTACCGCGAATGGGGCAACCCTGACGCGCGGACGGACTTCCTCGAGATTTTCGGTCTCGTCGCGAAAATGGCCGCCGACAACCCGGCGGTGGCGGCCTGCGGGTGCTCGGACAGCAACCACCAGCATTGA
- the fahA gene encoding fumarylacetoacetase — protein MDYTHEAARRSWVASANDATTDFPLQNLPLGIFRVADGPARCGVAIGDKVFNLSRAAQDDLLDGTFAFLAAAESLDPLFAMGRQALTSLRHQVFDLLDSGSATLPGERRESYLHPMTECTMLLPGGIRSYTDYVASVHHIARCSRIMSLPNEIPINYKWQPLAYNGRASTVRVSGQAVRRPSGNKGQLAPGATPEFGPTDQLDFELELGFFIGAGNPIGEPVPVARASEQVAGFVLLNDWSARDLQFWEFAPLGPNICKNFCTSISPWVLTPDALEPFRCALPQRLAEDPRPAFLDDEADMARGGFDIAMTALLQTDAMRRNSEEATAIISTNANHFYWSVAQMIAAQTVTGCAQDPGDLIGAGTASGPEDAQSGCLLERTYGGANPIHLPNGETRTYLQGGDVVTFRGRCARDGYRSIGFGECVGQVID, from the coding sequence ATGGACTATACGCACGAAGCGGCACGCAGGAGCTGGGTCGCTTCGGCCAATGACGCGACGACTGACTTCCCGCTGCAAAACCTGCCGCTTGGAATTTTCCGTGTCGCCGACGGCCCGGCACGTTGCGGCGTGGCGATCGGCGACAAGGTATTCAATCTTTCCCGCGCCGCGCAGGACGACCTGCTGGATGGCACGTTCGCTTTTCTGGCTGCCGCCGAGAGTCTCGATCCCTTGTTCGCGATGGGGCGGCAGGCGCTGACCAGCCTACGGCACCAGGTTTTCGACCTGCTGGACAGTGGGAGCGCGACATTGCCGGGCGAGCGCAGAGAATCCTATCTCCACCCAATGACGGAATGCACGATGCTGCTCCCGGGCGGCATCCGCAGCTATACGGATTATGTCGCCAGCGTGCATCACATCGCGCGGTGCAGCCGCATCATGAGCCTGCCCAACGAAATCCCCATCAACTATAAATGGCAGCCGCTGGCTTATAACGGCCGCGCCTCGACCGTCCGCGTCAGCGGCCAGGCCGTCCGTCGTCCGTCCGGCAACAAGGGCCAGCTGGCGCCCGGCGCCACGCCCGAGTTCGGCCCCACCGACCAGCTCGACTTCGAGCTGGAGCTCGGCTTCTTCATCGGCGCGGGCAACCCGATCGGCGAGCCGGTTCCGGTCGCCAGGGCGAGCGAGCAAGTGGCCGGCTTCGTCCTGCTGAACGACTGGTCGGCGCGCGATCTGCAATTCTGGGAGTTCGCCCCGCTCGGGCCGAACATCTGCAAGAATTTCTGCACGTCGATTTCTCCGTGGGTGCTCACCCCCGATGCGCTCGAGCCATTCCGCTGTGCGCTGCCGCAGCGCTTGGCGGAGGATCCTCGCCCCGCATTCCTCGACGACGAGGCAGACATGGCGCGCGGCGGCTTCGACATCGCGATGACGGCGCTGCTGCAAACGGACGCCATGCGCCGAAACAGCGAAGAGGCGACTGCGATCATTTCGACCAATGCCAATCACTTCTATTGGTCGGTCGCGCAGATGATCGCGGCGCAGACGGTGACGGGCTGCGCGCAGGATCCTGGCGACCTGATCGGTGCGGGGACGGCATCCGGCCCGGAAGACGCGCAATCCGGATGTTTGCTGGAGCGGACATATGGTGGCGCCAACCCTATCCACTTGCCCAATGGAGAAACGCGTACCTATTTGCAGGGCGGTGACGTGGTGACGTTCCGCGGCCGCTGCGCGCGCGACGGATATCGCAGCATCGGCTTTGGAGAATGCGTCGGCCAGGTGATCGACTGA
- a CDS encoding acyl-CoA dehydrogenase, whose product MNLTEPQAGSDVGALRTTATPAGDGGWRIKGTKIFITFGEHDLTDNIIHLVLARTPGAPTGTKGISLFLVPKVLSDGTRNDLRCASIEHKLGIHASPTCVMIYGDHDECQGWLIGEEGAGMRAMFTMMNNARINVGLQGVSVAERATQAAFAYARERVQSARVSSGSPTPVTIIEHPHVRRMRAQTEAIRALLYASAAEMDRTRLGITGIQAADLVGRKLTGNNGAAMKALVADVQTEAQDLGLIRLASKVADLAQWLLAAPIYDRLAASAPFLTMTSVMVCAWLMERQNRAAAQSASDNGRTPFLRSKLATTQWYLAHIVPEALGLNAQVRAGATCLYEFE is encoded by the coding sequence ATGAACCTGACCGAACCGCAGGCGGGAAGCGACGTAGGCGCGCTACGCACGACCGCAACGCCAGCCGGAGACGGCGGTTGGCGAATTAAGGGCACCAAAATCTTTATCACCTTCGGTGAGCATGACCTGACCGATAACATTATTCACCTTGTCCTCGCCCGCACGCCCGGCGCCCCAACGGGCACCAAGGGCATTTCTTTGTTTCTCGTGCCCAAGGTGCTTTCCGACGGCACCCGCAACGATCTGCGTTGCGCGTCGATCGAACACAAACTCGGAATTCACGCCTCGCCTACATGTGTGATGATCTATGGCGATCATGACGAATGCCAGGGGTGGTTGATCGGTGAGGAGGGGGCTGGCATGCGCGCCATGTTCACGATGATGAACAACGCCCGCATCAATGTGGGTCTTCAGGGCGTGTCGGTAGCCGAACGCGCGACGCAGGCTGCGTTTGCATATGCGCGCGAGCGGGTGCAATCGGCACGCGTCAGCAGCGGCTCGCCCACGCCTGTGACAATTATCGAGCATCCCCATGTGCGCCGCATGCGCGCGCAAACAGAGGCTATCCGCGCCCTGCTTTATGCGTCGGCAGCGGAAATGGATCGCACGCGTCTGGGCATCACTGGCATCCAGGCGGCGGATCTCGTCGGTCGCAAGCTAACCGGAAATAACGGTGCAGCGATGAAAGCCCTCGTCGCCGATGTGCAAACCGAAGCGCAGGACCTGGGCTTGATCCGACTGGCCAGTAAGGTTGCCGACTTGGCCCAATGGTTACTCGCCGCGCCGATCTACGACCGTCTGGCCGCCAGCGCGCCCTTTCTCACGATGACGTCGGTAATGGTCTGCGCCTGGCTTATGGAGCGACAGAACAGGGCGGCAGCGCAAAGTGCATCCGACAATGGCCGGACACCTTTCCTGCGATCCAAGCTGGCTACCACGCAATGGTATCTTGCCCATATCGTTCCCGAGGCGCTGGGTCTCAACGCGCAAGTTCGAGCGGGAGCGACCTGTCTGTATGAATTTGAGTAA
- a CDS encoding zinc-binding dehydrogenase, with translation MTQAFAGLQLQSTVSSEGVLTLDLAKGNWADPAAGEIIVRIEASPLNPSDLANVFGPADLSTLESGKTDAGPVLTARIPAGAMGGLAARIGQPLVGGNEGAGTVVVAGSGAEHLLGKLVGTFGGRMYAQYRKLPVADCIPLPEGATAQQGAAMFINPLTALCFVETMKAEGHSAIVHFAAASSLGQMLNRICLKDGVPLVNVVRSAEQVALLRSAGAEHVLNSSDPDFISQLIDAVEATGATLAFDPIGGGRQAAQVLDAMEKAALRKMTSYDRYGSGKFKQVYIYGMLDSAPVVIDGWFGYAWSVGGWLFSYSLARLGADGAARLKQRIADELTTTFANSYIDELTFETMLQPDNVRAFMRRSTGGKYLLRPQG, from the coding sequence ATGACGCAAGCTTTTGCTGGCCTACAGTTGCAGTCGACCGTTTCCTCGGAAGGAGTTCTGACTCTGGATCTGGCCAAGGGCAATTGGGCAGATCCGGCCGCGGGCGAGATCATCGTCCGTATCGAAGCGTCACCGCTCAACCCGTCGGATCTCGCCAACGTCTTCGGTCCGGCGGATCTTTCGACGCTCGAAAGCGGAAAAACGGACGCTGGCCCGGTGCTGACCGCGCGCATTCCGGCCGGTGCGATGGGTGGGCTGGCAGCGCGTATCGGCCAGCCCCTGGTTGGCGGCAACGAGGGCGCCGGCACGGTGGTGGTGGCGGGATCTGGTGCTGAGCATTTACTTGGTAAGCTGGTGGGTACGTTCGGTGGCAGAATGTATGCCCAATATCGCAAGCTCCCGGTGGCCGACTGCATCCCCTTGCCGGAAGGCGCGACCGCGCAACAGGGCGCGGCGATGTTCATCAACCCGCTCACGGCGCTTTGCTTCGTGGAAACCATGAAGGCCGAAGGGCACAGCGCGATTGTGCATTTCGCGGCGGCGTCAAGCCTCGGGCAGATGCTCAATCGCATCTGCCTCAAAGACGGCGTTCCACTCGTCAACGTGGTCCGGTCCGCGGAGCAGGTGGCGCTCCTGCGTTCCGCAGGGGCCGAGCATGTCCTGAATTCGTCCGATCCGGATTTCATCTCCCAGCTCATCGATGCCGTGGAAGCGACCGGCGCGACGCTGGCGTTCGATCCGATCGGCGGCGGCCGCCAGGCCGCGCAGGTCCTCGACGCGATGGAGAAGGCCGCGCTGCGCAAGATGACTAGCTACGACCGTTATGGATCGGGCAAGTTCAAGCAGGTCTATATCTACGGCATGCTCGACAGCGCGCCCGTGGTGATTGACGGCTGGTTCGGTTATGCCTGGTCGGTCGGCGGGTGGCTGTTCTCCTATTCGCTCGCAAGACTCGGCGCCGATGGTGCGGCACGGCTGAAGCAGCGCATTGCGGACGAACTCACGACCACCTTCGCCAATTCCTATATTGACGAATTGACCTTCGAAACGATGCTCCAGCCCGATAACGTCCGCGCTTTCATGCGACGGTCGACCGGAGGAAAGTATCTCCTCCGCCCTCAGGGCTGA
- a CDS encoding iron-containing alcohol dehydrogenase produces the protein MSAIFLPRAMRIGGGALNELPAALAQLGLKAPAILTDGFLGSNGALDRLLTILADAGIDARAYRDVIADPTVASVNMAVDFVIGGSHDCIIGFGGGSPIDTAKAVTVLAARGGTMRERKAPHQEDEPGFPVIAIPTTAGTGSEATRFTIITDKTNDEKMLCAGLAYLPVLAIVDYELTLTKPLRLTADTGLDALTHAVEAYVSRLANPFSDSMALAAMAAIWPNLRRVCEYPADRPAREAMMVGSLQAGIAFSNSSVALVHGMSRPLGAHFHIAHGLSNVMLLPVVTAWSAPSALGRYADCARAMGLAETGEGDQSTVACLVEALRDANRELSVPSPRTYGIDEARWIELLPLMGG, from the coding sequence ATGTCTGCAATCTTTCTTCCTCGCGCGATGCGGATCGGCGGCGGTGCGCTGAACGAACTGCCCGCCGCATTGGCGCAACTTGGGCTAAAGGCACCTGCAATCCTGACTGACGGGTTCCTGGGGAGCAATGGTGCGCTCGACCGGCTGTTGACGATCCTGGCCGACGCCGGGATCGATGCACGCGCTTATCGCGACGTTATCGCCGATCCTACGGTCGCTTCCGTGAACATGGCGGTCGATTTTGTCATCGGGGGCAGTCATGATTGCATTATTGGCTTTGGCGGCGGCAGCCCGATCGACACGGCAAAGGCAGTCACCGTCCTGGCCGCCCGAGGTGGCACCATGCGCGAGCGCAAGGCGCCGCATCAGGAAGACGAACCCGGTTTTCCCGTGATTGCGATCCCGACAACGGCAGGCACAGGCTCTGAAGCGACGCGGTTTACGATCATCACGGACAAGACGAACGACGAGAAAATGCTTTGTGCTGGTCTCGCCTATCTGCCCGTGCTAGCAATCGTCGATTACGAACTCACCCTAACGAAGCCGCTGCGCCTTACCGCGGATACCGGTCTCGATGCGCTCACGCATGCCGTCGAAGCGTATGTTTCCCGGCTTGCCAACCCTTTCTCAGACAGCATGGCGCTCGCCGCGATGGCAGCAATCTGGCCGAATCTGCGCCGCGTATGCGAGTATCCTGCTGATCGCCCCGCGCGCGAGGCGATGATGGTCGGCTCGCTGCAGGCTGGGATCGCTTTTTCCAATTCCTCCGTGGCATTGGTTCACGGTATGAGCCGGCCGCTTGGCGCGCATTTCCATATCGCGCACGGACTTTCAAACGTTATGCTCCTGCCCGTAGTGACGGCGTGGTCGGCACCTTCGGCGCTAGGTCGCTACGCAGATTGCGCGCGTGCGATGGGGCTGGCGGAAACGGGGGAAGGAGACCAGTCGACCGTGGCGTGTCTTGTCGAGGCACTGCGCGATGCTAACCGAGAGCTTTCAGTCCCGAGCCCCAGAACATACGGGATTGATGAAGCGCGCTGGATCGAACTCTTGCCGTTGATGGGGGGATAG